From a region of the Paenibacillus lutimineralis genome:
- a CDS encoding DsbA family protein encodes MPPKKQKSTMTQRNAAAEQAKKKQQTRRIIWFSTIGILLVVIVVVLSIRPAATAASFDYEKLPRLGQADAPIKIVEFGDFKCPACKIANDKIKPNLVSDYIDSGKVAFYFMNLPFIAPDSTTAALAAQSIFHQNSDDYWTYFDALYNNQPDEGLPWATPDYLVDLAKQANLSIDFDLLRKDIENQTYIEEVNENKSKASKLGVSGTPTYYIDGVEYLGHYDDYAEFEQQIKTALGE; translated from the coding sequence ATGCCACCGAAAAAACAAAAAAGTACGATGACACAGCGTAATGCCGCCGCAGAGCAAGCCAAGAAGAAGCAGCAGACCAGACGGATTATCTGGTTCTCGACCATCGGCATTTTGCTGGTTGTGATTGTGGTCGTGCTATCAATCAGGCCAGCAGCAACGGCTGCATCTTTTGATTATGAGAAGCTCCCAAGGTTAGGACAAGCCGATGCTCCGATTAAGATTGTTGAATTCGGGGATTTCAAGTGTCCGGCTTGTAAAATTGCTAATGATAAGATTAAACCGAACTTGGTCAGCGATTATATAGATTCGGGGAAGGTGGCTTTTTATTTCATGAACCTTCCGTTCATCGCCCCGGACTCAACGACAGCCGCGTTAGCGGCGCAATCGATATTCCACCAGAATAGCGATGATTACTGGACTTATTTTGATGCCTTATACAACAATCAGCCGGATGAGGGGCTCCCATGGGCGACTCCAGATTATTTGGTGGATTTAGCGAAGCAGGCGAATCTGTCCATCGATTTTGACTTGCTGCGGAAAGATATCGAGAATCAGACTTATATCGAAGAAGTGAACGAAAATAAGAGTAAAGCCAGTAAGCTAGGTGTCTCAGGTACACCAACCTATTATATTGATGGTGTAGAGTATCTTGGCCATTATGATGATTATGCCGAGTTCGAGCAACAGATTAAGACGGCACTCGGGGAGTAG
- a CDS encoding WIAG-tail domain produces MAKGRTALKKRTKTAKNGRPKNSLYFVDNPDMNELNLLSSFKAESQQEEKEIKLHQSLAMVEVDEYTVEQKHAQGSLSHEGSEQASKLQEAKDLSAKERVAQNESGQLARHDQMVKEALQEKRASQLEKGIIYTDDLSSSSVTGDKIAPFTIDSTKIRHGAIGTAWIADYSVSNIKIAESAVNSSKIAPGSITADHLVDGAIEGRKIRERSISGSKLEEGSITADKFADGVIGGEKLADGSIESRHLREWIVTTDLIQDQAVTTEKLRSGSIHSYHIANTAIDTSKLSEGAVTSAKLRDGSVTGAKLQDGVIESRHLAENAITINNLGPGLIAKEHLAHASVGAEQIEKGSVAAHHLKEKVVEGGHIALGAIGSIHLQAGSVREEHIGSSEIKGRHLADRSIISTKLADQSVGTSQIVEQSVTSSKIADQSILPHKLADESVLTRHLAKGSVQGPQIATNTLNAAHIQQGAVHRDHISPNAVQEWHLAGSAVTGDKIDIDAIIGEHISEEAIEERHLQPGSIVSEKLAEGSVTESKLVRGAVTSKIIGDNQVQSSHIVSGSIQQQHLAQNSVSSDKLQKDSIHEDHLQKGVIFSYHLQDHAVTALKLSPESVSSDKITDLSITSSKLAEGSVVSSKIAPETIQSWHLAEGAILSKDLAEGAVKSQHLAKAAVDASHLQTNVLTEDHFTTESVPGQALQNQAVTSDKIADRTVQSRHLAEANIKGTHIGEGVIESHHLTPQVVKLEHLSLELQEGGLLPEAGISGMDIQPSSIRRAHLQKGAVDGEVLQLGSVGIGHLQAHSVQSQHIVASSVQSDHLADGAVQSRHIVPGTIDSETLAKGSVTAEHIQPGVISKVLMDEEIVREGILPEGGIGGKSLQSGSISRTHLQKGAVDDEALQNESVGSLHLQLKSVQSYHLADEAVQIQHLSSNIIEARHLTEGSVHDSHIHEGAVDSQHLREGSVNHVHLSPELQQAGLLPKDGLSGTDLRPGSVSRVHLEQNAVDADVLQSHSVGAVHLQANSIFSLHLTDESVQAQHLAENSISSRNITENCIGGAHIRQKAIASHHIVPNVISRGHLAKELREQGLLPEHGIRGEDIQVGSVSREHLLDNTVDSDVLSQQSVGSEHIQEGSVFSHHLVDESIQSRHLSTDVVESNHLSKHSVGSEHIQEESVSGGHLVNKSVQSHHLADGAVESNHLSKCSVSSEHIREGSVSGYHLADEAVQIQHLSSNIIKAQHLTEGSVHDSHIHEGAVYSRHLREGSVNHAHLSPELQQEGLLPKNGISGKDLRPGSISRIHLEQNAVDADVLQSHSVGAVHLKANSISSLHLTAESVQAQHLAENSVSSRHLIENCIDGTHIEQKAIASHHIAPNVISREHLAVEIREHGLLPEGGIRGEDIQAGSVSREHLLDNTVDSDVLSQQSVGSEHIQEGSVFSHHLIDESIQSRHLSADAVESNHLSKRSVGSEHIQEESVSGNHLVNESVQSHHLADGAVESNHLSRWSVSSEHIQEGSVSGYHLADEAVQIQHLSSNIIKAQHLMEGSVHDSHIHEGAVYSRHLREGSVNRAHLSPELQQEGLLPKNGISGKELQPGSISRVHLEQNAVDAGVLQSHSVGADHLQSNSIFSLHLTAESVQAQHLAENSVSSRHLTENCIDGTHIEQKAIASHHIAPNVISREHLAVEIREHGFLPEGGIRGEDIQAGSVSREHLQDNTVDSDVLSQQSVSSEHIQEGSVLGYHLVDESIQSRHLSAEAVESNHLSKHSVGSEHIQEQSVSGNHLVDESIQSRHLSADAVESNHLSKHSVGSEHIQEESVSGNHLVNESIQSRHLSAEAVESNHLSKHSVGSEHIQEESVSGNHLVNESIQSRHLSAEAVESNHLSKHSVGSEHIQEGAVYGYHLVDESIQSRHLSAEAVESNHLSKHSVGSEHIQEESVSGNHLVNESVQSHHLADGAVESNHLSKWSVSSEHIQEGSVFGYHLVDDSVQSRHLAYGSITSNHLSPNSVGSEHLRINPVQAISGQQAIQQFGMSAFLLQGYEKSTEITIHFDEPFDHAHYVLVAMTNHPAYYVSLKDRSPDMATVEISRLKDSPINYGFITWIAIASKDESTIL; encoded by the coding sequence TTGGCAAAGGGGAGGACGGCTCTGAAAAAGCGAACGAAAACCGCGAAAAACGGCAGGCCAAAAAACTCGCTATACTTCGTGGATAACCCGGATATGAATGAACTGAATCTGCTGAGTTCTTTCAAGGCCGAGAGCCAGCAGGAGGAAAAGGAGATCAAACTACACCAGTCTCTTGCAATGGTTGAGGTTGACGAATACACAGTGGAACAGAAGCATGCACAGGGTTCTCTTTCCCATGAGGGGTCCGAGCAGGCTTCAAAACTGCAGGAGGCCAAGGATCTGAGCGCTAAGGAGAGAGTAGCGCAGAATGAATCTGGGCAGCTTGCCCGGCATGATCAGATGGTAAAGGAAGCCCTTCAGGAAAAAAGAGCCTCACAGCTCGAGAAAGGAATTATTTACACTGACGATCTATCGAGTTCATCTGTAACAGGTGATAAAATTGCACCGTTTACCATCGACTCGACCAAGATCAGGCATGGGGCGATCGGTACTGCATGGATCGCTGATTATTCGGTAAGCAATATTAAAATTGCCGAATCGGCAGTAAATTCCTCCAAGATCGCCCCCGGCTCCATCACAGCCGATCATTTGGTGGATGGAGCCATTGAAGGACGAAAGATTCGTGAACGTTCGATCAGCGGAAGCAAGCTGGAGGAAGGTAGTATTACTGCCGATAAATTCGCTGATGGTGTGATTGGTGGAGAGAAGCTCGCCGACGGATCCATTGAGAGCCGCCATTTGCGGGAATGGATCGTAACGACGGATCTGATTCAGGATCAGGCGGTAACTACAGAGAAGCTGCGCAGTGGAAGTATTCATTCCTATCATATCGCCAATACAGCGATTGATACTTCCAAATTGAGCGAAGGTGCTGTTACCTCTGCGAAGCTGAGGGACGGGTCCGTAACGGGAGCTAAGCTGCAGGACGGCGTGATTGAGAGCCGTCATCTAGCTGAGAATGCAATCACCATTAATAATCTCGGGCCCGGATTGATCGCCAAAGAGCATCTGGCCCATGCCAGCGTAGGGGCTGAGCAGATTGAGAAGGGAAGCGTGGCTGCGCATCATCTCAAGGAGAAAGTCGTAGAGGGGGGGCATATTGCTCTAGGCGCTATTGGGAGTATCCATCTGCAAGCTGGCAGCGTTAGAGAAGAACACATTGGAAGCAGTGAAATCAAGGGTAGGCATTTGGCGGATCGCAGTATCATCTCTACTAAGCTAGCCGATCAGTCTGTCGGAACTTCACAGATCGTTGAGCAGTCAGTTACTTCTTCGAAGATTGCCGACCAGAGCATATTGCCACATAAGCTGGCGGATGAATCCGTACTGACAAGGCATTTGGCTAAAGGATCTGTGCAAGGGCCGCAAATTGCGACTAATACGCTTAATGCTGCACATATACAGCAGGGGGCAGTACATCGCGATCACATCTCCCCTAATGCAGTTCAGGAATGGCATCTTGCCGGTTCCGCAGTTACCGGTGATAAGATCGATATCGATGCGATTATTGGTGAGCATATTTCAGAGGAAGCCATCGAAGAGAGACATCTCCAGCCTGGGAGCATTGTATCGGAGAAGCTGGCCGAAGGCAGCGTGACCGAGAGTAAACTCGTGAGGGGAGCAGTCACTAGCAAAATCATTGGGGACAATCAAGTGCAGTCAAGTCATATTGTCTCCGGCTCGATTCAGCAGCAGCATCTGGCTCAGAACAGCGTGAGCAGCGACAAACTGCAGAAGGATTCGATTCATGAGGACCATTTGCAGAAGGGAGTCATCTTCTCTTATCATTTGCAGGACCATGCTGTGACGGCCTTGAAGCTATCCCCAGAGAGCGTGAGCAGCGACAAGATTACAGATCTGTCGATTACGAGCAGTAAACTGGCAGAAGGCAGTGTGGTCTCCTCTAAAATCGCCCCAGAGACGATTCAATCCTGGCATTTGGCAGAGGGGGCGATACTATCCAAGGATTTGGCAGAGGGCGCCGTTAAGTCACAGCATTTAGCGAAGGCTGCGGTTGACGCCAGTCACTTACAAACCAATGTACTCACGGAGGATCACTTTACAACCGAATCGGTGCCCGGGCAAGCATTGCAAAATCAAGCAGTCACTTCCGACAAAATAGCGGATCGCACGGTTCAGTCTCGTCATCTGGCAGAGGCCAACATTAAGGGAACACACATTGGGGAAGGTGTAATCGAATCGCATCACCTCACTCCTCAGGTAGTGAAGCTAGAGCATCTGTCCCTTGAATTGCAGGAGGGAGGACTGCTGCCGGAAGCAGGAATTAGCGGAATGGACATTCAGCCTTCATCCATTCGTCGCGCTCATTTGCAGAAGGGAGCGGTCGATGGAGAGGTTCTGCAGCTTGGCTCGGTAGGTATAGGCCATCTGCAGGCACATAGCGTCCAAAGTCAGCATATCGTTGCTTCTTCGGTACAGAGCGATCATCTGGCCGACGGAGCTGTCCAGTCCCGTCATATCGTCCCGGGAACTATTGACAGCGAAACGCTTGCGAAAGGGTCGGTTACGGCTGAGCATATCCAGCCTGGCGTGATTTCTAAGGTACTGATGGATGAGGAGATTGTGCGAGAAGGCATCCTGCCCGAAGGGGGGATTGGCGGAAAAAGTCTACAATCCGGCTCAATCAGTCGCACGCACCTGCAAAAAGGTGCTGTTGATGATGAAGCGCTGCAGAATGAATCGGTTGGTTCGCTGCACTTGCAGCTGAAATCGGTGCAAAGCTATCATCTGGCGGATGAAGCTGTGCAGATTCAGCATTTATCTTCGAATATTATCGAAGCACGGCATTTGACGGAAGGCAGTGTGCATGACTCCCACATCCATGAAGGAGCTGTTGATTCACAACATCTTCGTGAAGGCTCCGTAAATCACGTTCATCTATCTCCTGAGCTTCAGCAGGCGGGGCTACTTCCGAAGGATGGACTCAGCGGTACAGACCTAAGGCCCGGCTCGGTCAGCCGCGTTCATCTAGAGCAAAATGCCGTTGATGCAGATGTGCTCCAGAGTCACTCTGTGGGAGCCGTGCATTTGCAGGCCAATTCGATCTTCAGTCTACATCTGACGGATGAGTCGGTACAGGCGCAGCATCTGGCGGAGAATTCGATCAGTTCGCGGAATATTACAGAGAATTGCATCGGTGGTGCCCATATTAGGCAGAAGGCGATTGCTTCGCATCATATTGTTCCTAACGTGATCAGCCGTGGGCATTTGGCAAAGGAGCTTAGAGAACAAGGCCTACTGCCTGAACATGGGATCCGAGGAGAGGATATCCAGGTGGGCTCGGTCTCCCGAGAGCATCTGCTGGATAATACGGTGGATTCCGACGTACTGAGTCAGCAATCGGTCGGTTCTGAGCATATTCAGGAGGGATCGGTATTCAGCCACCATCTGGTCGATGAATCCATACAGTCCCGTCATTTGTCTACTGATGTAGTGGAATCTAATCATCTGTCGAAGCACTCCGTTGGCTCCGAGCATATTCAGGAAGAGTCAGTATCTGGAGGCCATCTGGTCAATAAATCTGTGCAGTCCCACCATTTGGCTGATGGAGCAGTAGAATCCAATCATCTGTCGAAATGTTCGGTTAGTTCGGAACATATTCGGGAAGGCTCGGTGTCCGGGTATCACCTGGCGGATGAAGCTGTACAGATCCAGCATTTATCTTCGAATATTATCAAAGCACAGCATTTGACGGAAGGCAGTGTGCATGACTCCCATATCCATGAAGGGGCTGTTTATTCACGGCATCTTCGTGAAGGCTCTGTAAATCACGCTCATCTATCTCCCGAGCTTCAGCAGGAGGGGCTGCTTCCAAAGAATGGAATCAGCGGTAAAGATCTGCGGCCCGGCTCAATTAGCCGTATTCATCTAGAGCAAAACGCCGTTGATGCAGATGTGCTCCAGAGTCACTCTGTGGGAGCCGTGCATTTGAAGGCCAATTCAATCTCCAGCCTGCATTTGACTGCTGAGTCGGTGCAAGCGCAGCATCTGGCGGAGAATTCGGTCAGTTCGCGACATCTTATAGAGAATTGCATCGATGGCACCCATATTGAGCAGAAGGCGATTGCTTCACATCATATTGCACCTAACGTGATCAGCAGAGAGCATTTAGCAGTGGAGATTAGAGAACACGGCTTGTTGCCTGAAGGCGGGATCCGAGGAGAAGATATCCAGGCGGGCTCGGTCTCCCGAGAGCATTTGCTGGATAATACGGTAGATTCCGACGTGTTGAGTCAGCAATCGGTCGGTTCTGAGCATATTCAGGAGGGATCGGTATTCAGCCACCATCTGATCGATGAATCCATACAGTCCCGTCATTTGTCTGCTGATGCGGTAGAATCCAATCATCTGTCGAAGCGCTCTGTTGGCTCCGAGCATATTCAGGAAGAGTCAGTATCTGGAAATCATCTGGTCAATGAATCTGTGCAGTCCCACCATTTGGCTGATGGAGCAGTAGAATCCAATCATCTGTCGAGATGGTCGGTTAGCTCGGAACATATTCAGGAAGGCTCGGTGTCCGGGTATCATCTGGCGGATGAAGCTGTGCAGATTCAGCATCTATCTTCGAATATTATCAAAGCACAGCATTTGATGGAAGGCAGTGTGCATGACTCCCACATCCATGAAGGAGCTGTTTATTCACGGCATCTTCGTGAAGGCTCTGTAAATCGCGCTCATCTATCTCCTGAGCTTCAGCAGGAGGGTCTACTTCCGAAGAACGGTATCAGCGGTAAAGAGCTGCAGCCCGGCTCAATTAGCCGTGTTCATCTAGAGCAAAATGCCGTAGATGCGGGTGTGCTCCAGAGTCACTCTGTGGGAGCCGATCATTTGCAGTCCAATTCGATCTTCAGCCTGCATTTGACTGCTGAGTCGGTGCAAGCGCAGCATCTGGCGGAGAATTCGGTCAGTTCGCGACATCTTACAGAGAATTGCATCGATGGCACGCATATTGAGCAGAAGGCGATTGCTTCGCATCATATTGCACCTAACGTGATCAGCAGAGAGCACTTAGCAGTGGAGATTAGAGAACACGGCTTCTTGCCTGAAGGCGGGATCCGGGGAGAAGATATCCAGGCGGGCTCGGTCTCCCGAGAGCATCTGCAGGATAATACGGTAGATTCTGACGTACTTAGTCAGCAATCGGTTAGTTCTGAGCATATTCAGGAGGGCTCTGTACTCGGCTATCATCTGGTCGATGAATCCATACAGTCCCGTCATTTGTCTGCTGAGGCGGTAGAATCTAATCATCTGTCGAAGCACTCCGTGGGCTCCGAGCATATTCAGGAACAGTCAGTATCTGGAAATCATTTGGTCGATGAATCCATACAGTCCCGTCATTTGTCTGCTGATGCAGTAGAATCTAATCATCTGTCGAAGCACTCCGTGGGCTCCGAGCATATTCAGGAAGAGTCAGTATCTGGAAATCATCTGGTCAATGAATCCATACAGTCCCGTCATTTGTCTGCTGAAGCGGTAGAATCTAATCATCTGTCGAAGCACTCCGTTGGCTCCGAGCATATTCAGGAAGAGTCAGTATCTGGAAATCATCTGGTCAATGAATCCATACAATCCCGTCATTTGTCTGCTGAAGCGGTAGAATCTAATCATCTGTCGAAGCACTCCGTTGGTTCTGAGCATATTCAGGAGGGCGCTGTATACGGCTATCATCTGGTCGATGAATCCATACAGTCCCGTCATTTGTCTGCTGAGGCGGTAGAATCCAATCATCTATCGAAGCACTCCGTTGGTTCTGAGCATATTCAGGAAGAGTCAGTATCCGGAAATCATCTGGTCAATGAATCTGTTCAGTCACATCATTTGGCTGACGGAGCAGTAGAATCCAATCATCTGTCGAAATGGTCGGTCAGCTCAGAACATATCCAAGAAGGATCAGTATTCGGGTATCATCTGGTGGATGATTCTGTGCAGTCCCGGCATCTGGCTTATGGATCAATCACATCTAATCATCTGTCGCCAAATTCTGTAGGCTCCGAGCATTTAAGGATTAATCCGGTCCAGGCAATCAGCGGTCAACAGGCTATACAACAGTTCGGCATGTCAGCATTCTTACTGCAAGGTTATGAGAAGTCGACCGAGATTACAATTCATTTTGATGAGCCCTTTGATCATGCGCATTATGTGCTTGTGGCGATGACCAATCAT
- a CDS encoding disulfide oxidoreductase: MVATAGSLYLSEVLHYEPCRLCWFQRIFMYPQVILLGIAAYRNDRNVIPYILPLSFIGGSISVYHYAEQKIPALAKALPCKVGIPCDFDYLNWFGFLTIPLMCLIAFILIIVFLFTARNTNEPMQTSTDIQETEHL, from the coding sequence ATGGTGGCTACAGCCGGAAGTTTGTATTTAAGTGAAGTATTGCATTATGAGCCGTGCAGGCTATGCTGGTTCCAGCGTATATTCATGTACCCACAGGTCATTCTACTGGGAATTGCCGCGTATCGTAATGACCGGAATGTGATCCCTTATATCCTCCCGCTTAGCTTTATCGGCGGATCCATCTCGGTGTACCATTATGCGGAGCAGAAGATTCCCGCCTTGGCTAAGGCGCTGCCTTGCAAGGTAGGCATTCCGTGTGATTTTGACTACTTGAACTGGTTCGGATTCCTGACGATCCCGCTAATGTGTCTGATCGCCTTCATTCTTATCATCGTATTCCTGTTCACAGCCCGCAACACGAATGAGCCGATGCAGACATCGACAGATATTCAAGAGACGGAGCACTTATAA
- a CDS encoding DUF2339 domain-containing protein, translating to MEEFKDRLFKLREQQNVIAEEYEALLKEYAASDLVKENEVLQRDYEEYKQRVTALESRLRQLEKENGGLRQALAEQILDEKLTFIRVSQEKLNTYFTSASHQHMNRLQALEYSSRQRIQQLYEQADRYLQGDQQVITAKLADLQGEINQRVQLHRQYLYEEERRIHREALDGYESLEAEGVDEHTIQRRVKQNQLEMKIGLNWINKLGILLLIIGMGAAFKYTYSWFNAYTKGAVFFVLGLLMLAGGEWLFRRNKQVFALGLLGGGISVLYGSVFYSYFLLEIINLTLGLVLCVIITAAAALMSLRYQSKTICSFALVGGYLPFFSYLEVYGLAGNAVYVAMGYLFLLNALILLISFRKRWPIVHYISFGLNTLSMIILVNLADLTVIAIIYALITFLMYLSITLWVPFRYQSKLNWLDFSLLALNTIISCSILYSLFDNAGWNQLRGMLALIFCVVYYGLGRFNRKYLDKEIETRLLFYGTSLTFSLLVIPFQFGINYMSLGWLIEGIVFSVLGHLQRSKFVERIGWGILALTMGAFVLVDLVGGLFSNPEVDFAWKYSFISIGLLGLACFYGFRLRDEQEIKCYRQTDHSLLAVLKYISSINIWFYLLYEINRIYEALMPADAILYSFYQWLLFAAITFGLAYGLSKAKILYDRVIKYYYLILYVIGYVLCLGVTLGMPALNTNGEYNTFENYLALVILIVFNVFVFFSGRDLLLRVIGRQAGGLEWIPVCLGVYIFGIITAFLGIQFRLGDVSWLFSLIYLLLAIAYIAYGFRRRYILIRRMGLGLTLLSTGKMLLFDLSLMTTGSKIIAYFSFGLLLLGISYLYQRVSNMLNAVHKPAELSSEGENL from the coding sequence ATGGAGGAATTCAAAGACCGATTATTTAAACTCCGAGAACAACAGAACGTCATTGCCGAAGAATATGAGGCACTTCTCAAAGAATATGCAGCGAGTGATCTGGTAAAAGAGAATGAAGTACTCCAGCGGGATTATGAGGAGTATAAGCAGCGGGTTACGGCATTAGAGAGCAGGCTGCGGCAGTTAGAGAAGGAGAACGGCGGACTCCGCCAGGCTCTGGCCGAGCAGATTCTCGATGAGAAGCTCACCTTCATCAGAGTATCTCAGGAGAAGCTGAATACTTATTTCACCTCTGCGTCCCATCAGCATATGAACCGACTCCAAGCACTTGAATATTCCAGCAGGCAGAGAATCCAGCAATTGTATGAACAGGCGGATCGGTATTTGCAGGGCGATCAGCAGGTAATCACCGCCAAGCTGGCCGATTTGCAAGGAGAGATTAATCAACGGGTCCAGCTTCACCGCCAGTACTTATATGAGGAGGAGCGCCGAATCCATAGAGAGGCCTTAGACGGTTATGAGAGCCTGGAGGCCGAAGGGGTGGACGAACATACGATTCAACGCCGCGTGAAGCAGAACCAGCTCGAGATGAAGATTGGCTTGAACTGGATTAACAAGCTGGGCATTCTGCTGCTCATCATTGGAATGGGGGCGGCATTCAAATATACATATAGTTGGTTCAATGCTTATACCAAAGGAGCTGTATTCTTTGTACTCGGCTTACTGATGCTGGCCGGCGGGGAATGGCTGTTCCGGAGAAACAAGCAAGTTTTCGCACTTGGTTTGTTAGGAGGCGGGATTTCCGTTCTATATGGCTCTGTCTTCTATAGCTATTTCCTACTTGAGATTATCAATTTAACGTTAGGGCTTGTGCTCTGTGTTATTATAACCGCAGCAGCTGCGCTAATGTCACTGCGCTATCAATCCAAGACAATCTGTTCATTCGCGCTCGTAGGTGGCTATCTCCCGTTCTTCTCTTATTTAGAGGTATACGGATTAGCCGGTAATGCTGTATATGTGGCGATGGGATATTTATTCCTGTTGAATGCACTAATTCTGCTTATTTCCTTCCGGAAACGCTGGCCTATCGTGCATTATATAAGCTTTGGATTGAATACCCTATCGATGATCATCCTTGTCAATCTAGCAGATCTAACCGTGATCGCCATTATCTATGCACTGATTACATTCTTAATGTATCTCAGCATTACGCTGTGGGTGCCGTTCCGTTATCAATCCAAGCTGAATTGGCTTGACTTCTCTCTACTAGCCTTAAATACGATTATCAGCTGCAGCATATTGTACAGCTTGTTCGATAACGCGGGCTGGAATCAGCTGCGCGGAATGCTCGCACTCATATTCTGTGTCGTCTATTACGGGCTTGGACGTTTCAATCGCAAGTATCTGGACAAAGAAATCGAGACGAGGCTGTTGTTCTACGGCACATCTCTTACCTTCTCCCTACTCGTTATCCCTTTCCAGTTCGGAATTAACTACATGTCGCTAGGCTGGTTAATAGAGGGGATCGTCTTCTCCGTGCTGGGACATTTGCAGCGCTCGAAGTTTGTGGAGAGGATTGGCTGGGGGATTCTGGCGCTGACGATGGGAGCTTTTGTCCTGGTCGATTTGGTAGGAGGCTTGTTCAGTAATCCCGAAGTTGATTTTGCTTGGAAATACAGCTTTATCTCGATTGGTCTGCTCGGTCTGGCTTGCTTCTATGGTTTCCGTCTCCGTGATGAACAGGAGATCAAGTGTTACAGACAGACAGATCATTCGCTGCTGGCGGTATTAAAGTATATATCATCTATCAATATATGGTTCTACCTGCTGTACGAAATCAACCGGATCTACGAGGCGTTGATGCCTGCAGACGCCATATTATATAGCTTCTATCAATGGCTGCTCTTCGCGGCGATTACGTTCGGTCTGGCCTATGGTTTGAGCAAGGCGAAGATATTGTATGACAGGGTAATTAAGTATTATTACCTTATTCTGTATGTTATTGGGTATGTCCTGTGCCTGGGAGTTACGCTTGGGATGCCTGCGCTGAATACGAACGGGGAATACAATACGTTTGAGAATTATTTGGCGCTGGTCATATTGATTGTATTCAACGTATTTGTCTTTTTTAGCGGGCGGGATTTGCTGCTTCGGGTCATTGGCCGCCAAGCCGGGGGGCTGGAATGGATTCCGGTATGTCTTGGGGTTTATATTTTCGGTATTATTACAGCCTTTTTAGGGATCCAATTCAGGCTTGGGGATGTAAGTTGGCTGTTCAGCTTGATCTACCTTCTGCTGGCGATCGCGTATATCGCTTACGGATTCCGCAGGAGATATATCTTAATCCGCCGGATGGGGCTTGGCCTGACGCTGCTATCTACAGGGAAAATGCTGCTCTTTGATCTGTCGCTGATGACGACCGGCAGCAAGATTATCGCGTACTTCAGCTTCGGTCTGCTGCTGCTTGGTATTTCATATCTCTATCAGAGAGTGTCGAATATGCTGAATGCGGTACACAAGCCTGCAGAATTGAGTTCAGAAGGTGAAAATTTATAG